The DNA sequence CGGTGTTGCTGACCCACATGCTGAGAATGGCGGCGGCCGCCATGAAGCCGGCAATCAGCGGACCGGGCCGAGTGCCGGTTTGCCGAATCACGAGCAGGGCCAGCCGCCGGTGGAGCTGCCAGCGCTGCATGGCCTGAGCAATCAGGAAGCCGCCCAGGAAGAGGAACACGATCGGGTTGGCATACGGCGCGGCCGCGCCTTCGAGGTCTGCAACGCCGAGTGCGGGCAGCAGCACCAGTGGCAGGAGGGCCGTAGCCGGGATGGGAATGGCCTCGGTGACCCACCAGAGCACCATGAACGCGGCTACCGCCGCGACTCGCCAGGCCTCGGGGCTCAGCCCCGCGGGTTCGGGCAGGGCCAGGATCGCGACAAAGGCGGCGGGGCCGAGTGCCAGCCGTATCCAGGTCCAGCGTGGCCCGCCGCCGGTCACTGCGGGGCTGCGCGTCCCTTCCATTCACCACCTCGAGTCAGCAGTCGGTGCGGCCGGGTGCACGCCGCGAGGTCCCATGCCGCGAACCGGCGTACCAAGGTTGGCCCCGGGGCGCCGTAAGTCAACGTAAACAGACCACTTGTGGCGAAACGGCGCTGAGACAATACTCCGGCATGCGCAGCCCGAGAGACCTCGCCGAGGAACAGGCTCGGCTGATTGCCGTTTCGTTGATCCTGATCGCCACGGTGGCGGTCGGGGCGGGGCTTGCCTATATGCGACCGGCCCTGGTGCCGTTCGTGCTCGCGGTCTTCGTCTACTACCTCGTCTCCCCTCTGGCCGACCTCCTCGAGACCAAGGCGCGGTTTCCCCGCTGGGCCTCGACCGTTACCACGCTCCTGGTGGTGGCGGGGCTGATTGCCCTCATGGCGGTCCTCGTGACGACCTCGGTGCGCGGCCTCCTCAATTCGGCCGATCTGTACCAGGAGCGGCTGCTACGCATCACCCGGCAGGTCACCGAGCTTCTCGACCGTCGGGGGCTCGAAGTCGGCCAGGACGCTTTGCTCGAATCCATTCAGGCGTTTCCGATTTCCCAGGTCGTGCCGGCCGCTGCGGGAACTGCGCTGACGGTGGTGAGCAACGGCTTTCTCGTGATGATCTTCGTGATCTTCCTGCTGCTGGGCCGGCAGCCGGGACGGTTCCGGTCGCAGGTGTTTCGGGAAATCGACGCCGGAATTCGCCGGTTTCTGGGCATCAAGCTCGCGATCTCCGCGGCGACCGGTGTACTCGTCGGCGCGATCCTGGCGCTGCTGGGCCTCGAGCTCGCCCTGGTATTCGGGGTGCTCACCTTCCTGCTCAATTTCATTCCCTCGGTGGGGTCGATCGTGGCGGTGCTGTTGCCGCTTCCGGTCGCGCTGGTGCAGTTCGAGAGCTATTGGCCGGTGGTCGGTGTCTTCGTGCTGCCGGCCATCGTGCAGCTCGTAATCGGCAGCGGGATCGATCCCAAGCTGACCGGTCGCGGCCTCGATTTGAGCCCGGTGACGGTGCTGATTGCTCTGGTGTTCTGGGGTCTGATCTGGGGTGTGGTCGGGATGCTGCTCGCTGCGCCGATGACGGGCATTCTTCGGATCGTGCTGGCCCAGTTTGCCACGACTCGTCCGATGGGCGAGATCCTGGCTGGGCGGTTTCCTCAGGGCACCACGGGTACCTGGCCGGTGCCTGGGCAGGCAACGGCAGCCGAGAAAGAGCCCGCCTAACGCCGCCTGCGGGCGCGGTGGGGGTACCTCAGGGTGCGACTGTGAGCGGCATCGCGACCTCGAGCTCTCCCGCAGCGAGCTCGGCGGTGACTACGATCGTGGTCGTACCCGGGGCCACGGCCCGAACCAGCGCACCGGCAATATCGATCGAGACGACGGCAGGATCGAGCGAGCGCCATTCCGTGGGCCGGAACCCGATGGCACCACCGCAGGTGCGGATCGTGGCATCCATCGGAAACGTCATGCCGACTCGAAACGGCAGCGCCGGTGGTGTCGCCAGCTTCAACTGGAGTTCAGCGGTGCAGACGGCGACCATGCGCACCGAGTCGGCCAGCTCCCCGTACGTCGTGGTCGCCGAGGCGATGATGTACGCCTCGCCCGGGCCAACGGCCGAGACGGTGCCCCCGGCGTCGACCCGAAAGGCCGTGGTGTCGGTCGATCGGAGCGACACAGGCACTGGGGCGGCGATCGGGTTGCCGTTGCGGTCGAGCGTAGCAACCGTCAGCGGCCCTGATTGCGGTACGGTGTAGTGGTTGGAGCCCCCTGATAAGGACAGGCTGATCGTAAAGCCTGGGTCGATCCCGACGATGCGCACCGAGTCGGCCAAGGTCCGTCCCTCGATCTCGACGCTGGCAACGATGAAGCCGCTGCCCGAGTCCGCGACGGTAACCAGGCCCGCCCCGTCGACGGTCAGCGCCTCGGGTCGGGTCGAGCGAAAGGCGACTCGGCCGGCGACGTCTACCGCCAGGCCACTCTGGCGCGCCGCGGTCACCTCGAGCGCGACCGTGCGGCCCATCAGCAGGTGATCAGGCCCGGCGAGGTTGATCCGCAGTGAGGCTGGATCGACTGCGGCTGGCGGCTCCTGCGGAAGCGGGTCGCCTCCGCAGCCGATCAGTGCGGCGGTAAGGAAGACAAGGGGTCGGCGCATGGTCCAACATAGCCCCGACCGAGGTTTCGGGCTGTGAGGCAGCGCACAACTCGGTGCGCTGCCCCTGGCTCGGGACCCTCGTGGCCCGCCGGCTAGCGCAGGACTCGTTCGAACAGGATGCCGCGCGCCCGCCCGTTGCCGGCCTCGAAGCCGGTCACGTTGCCTTGCGCATCGCGGCGGAAGGCCACACTGCTCACCGGCATCGTCCCGGAGAAATTGTCGCCGCTGGTGTGCGTCAGCGCAGCTGGCCCGAAGCGGCGATGCCGAATGACGAGCTGGTCCTTCTCCACGCTCAGGTCGTAGTAGGTTTCCAGCTCTTCGCTGAAGTAGCGACCTGCGAAGCTGGCAAGGTCCACCTTCTGCTCTTCGACGCGCTTGCCCGGGTGTTCGCCACTCTGGTGGAAGGTGATGCCCTCGACCGCTCCGTCCGCGGCGGTGTTGAAGGTGATCGAGGCCGGCGCGCCAACCACTTCGAACGAGGTCGTCGAGGTGGGCCGGAGCGGCAGCGGCGGCTGACCGGGAACCTGGAGGCGGAGCTGACCGCCCTGCTGCTCGACGGTCAGCTGCATATCGCCGAGCGTGGTCATCTGATACTTGCCCGCGTAGCGCCGCAAGGTCGCGGGTGGAACCGTGACGCTTGAGCCTGCAGTCGCGGTCGGGCGAGGTGCCGCCGTCATGTGCTGACCGAAGTATGCATCCGCCACGACGCCGGCCAGGCCGCCCGGCACGCCCTGATAGTTGCTGAACACGACATACCCGGCGTCGAGGTCAGGGAAGTACACGAACGTCGAGCTGTGGGCGATGTCGTTGCCGCCGTGCTGCCAGCGTTTCACACCGCGGGTCGAGTCGATGAAGATGCCGTAGCCGTAGTTCGTGGCCGCGCCGCTGTTGAGCACGAACGACGTCGTCATCTCCTTGATGACGGCCGGCCCGCCCAGGGCGCCGGTCTTGAAGTTGTGCATCCACTTCGCCATGTCTCCCGGCGTCGTATAGATGCCGCCCGCGCCCGCGGAGCCATGGAGATCGCGCACCTCGCGGAAGCCGTAGGAGCCTGCCTGGTAGCCCACCGTTCGGTTCGGAATGATCTGGCCCGGACTCGCGCGAACCCAGGTCTTCGTCATGCCCAGCGGCAGGAATACCTCGTCACGCATCCACTCGGCGAAGGGGCGGCCGGTGACGCGCTCCACCACGATCGTGGCCAGGCTGAAGGCGGAGTTGTTGTAGTTGAACTCCGCGCCGGGAGCGTTCTGCAGCGTCGGCTGCCGGTTGAGCACCTTGATGACTTCATCCGGCGCGATGTAGTCACCCTCCATCACCTGACGCCCTTCGATGAGCAGCAGATTGATGAACTCGCGGTACCCGGTGGTGTGGGTCAGCAAGTGTCGCAGGGTGATCGTCGTGCCGAAATCCTTGAGCTCGGGAATGTGCTTCCGAACGTCGTCGTCCATGGAGAGCTTGCCTTGTGACGCCAGCACGGCAAGCGCAAAGCCCGTGAACTGCTTCGAGGTGGAGCCGATGTTGGTCGGCGTCTCGGCCGTGAACGGCAGGCTGTTGGTCAGGTCCGCAGCGCCATATCCCTTGACGAACGTCAGCTTGCCGCTCTGAATCACGCCGACCACAGCGCCCGGGGTGTCCTTGTACAATTGCGCGGCGGCCTGGTCGACCTTGCCTGCCGGCGTCGTTGCCGCTGCCTCGGAACGAGTCAGCTGGACCCGCACGGCGCCGCTGGTGCCGGCCGTCGCGGGCGCAATCGCGATGATATACCGGCCCGCGACACTGTCCGTCGCGAAGGCAAACGCCTCAGGGCCGCCGCGTCCAACCCGGGCTCCTCGAAACACCTGGTTGCCCGTCGGGCCCCTGACCGTCACCGTGGCGTCCACCCCGTCCTGATCGATTCGACCGGCAACGAAGTGCCGTGCCGGCAGGTCGAGCTCGTATCGGACGGTATCGTTGGCCGCGAGCGTCGCAGGCACGGGCTTGCCGACCTGAAGCCGCGTGGCTTGCTGAGCGTTAACTCCGTTCGCGCCCAGGAGAACGAGCACGACACTACCAGTGATGCAGGCTTTCATGATGATTCCTCGGGAGACGGCGCCCCAGGCGGTGGGGAGGTTGCCATGGTTTGTATACAATTTGAGGTGCAAACTGCAACAGCGCAACCGGGGGCAGTCTGACACGCCCGTTGCCGGCTTACTCGCCCTGTCTCGTGGTCCGACGCCAGTCTCTGAAAAAGAAGACCCCCAGGAGCCTGGGTGACCCCGGCGCATTCGTACCAGGCAGACGTTGTTCGTGTACCTCGATCTGCTGTTGGGATCAACTTCATCGACGGGTAAGGGCAATCGTCTCATACTTCATAGGCGCTGCGAACGCACCGACTGGTCGAGGTCGTCCGGATCGGCGTTCGTGTGTTGAGCAGGGCGTCGCGAAGGCGCCCTTCGATTCTTACCAGCGGAGGCACATCGTGAGGGGACGTACAGGGGCTGCACTTGCCACGGCCATACTGGTTGTGGCCACCACCGTTCAGCCGATGGAAGGGCAGCAGGGGGCGCCGGCAGCCGCCAGGATCACGCTCGACGAAGCCCGGACCGCGGTGGACGCGGCCGTAGCGGAGGCGCGCCGCAACGGTTGGAACCTCGCCTTCGTGATCAGCGACGCCGAGGGCACCCCGATCTACCTGGGTCGGATGGACGGAGTGCCGAAGCGGAACTAT is a window from the Gemmatimonadales bacterium genome containing:
- a CDS encoding Ig-like domain-containing protein translates to MRRPLVFLTAALIGCGGDPLPQEPPAAVDPASLRINLAGPDHLLMGRTVALEVTAARQSGLAVDVAGRVAFRSTRPEALTVDGAGLVTVADSGSGFIVASVEIEGRTLADSVRIVGIDPGFTISLSLSGGSNHYTVPQSGPLTVATLDRNGNPIAAPVPVSLRSTDTTAFRVDAGGTVSAVGPGEAYIIASATTTYGELADSVRMVAVCTAELQLKLATPPALPFRVGMTFPMDATIRTCGGAIGFRPTEWRSLDPAVVSIDIAGALVRAVAPGTTTIVVTAELAAGELEVAMPLTVAP
- a CDS encoding AI-2E family transporter; translation: MRSPRDLAEEQARLIAVSLILIATVAVGAGLAYMRPALVPFVLAVFVYYLVSPLADLLETKARFPRWASTVTTLLVVAGLIALMAVLVTTSVRGLLNSADLYQERLLRITRQVTELLDRRGLEVGQDALLESIQAFPISQVVPAAAGTALTVVSNGFLVMIFVIFLLLGRQPGRFRSQVFREIDAGIRRFLGIKLAISAATGVLVGAILALLGLELALVFGVLTFLLNFIPSVGSIVAVLLPLPVALVQFESYWPVVGVFVLPAIVQLVIGSGIDPKLTGRGLDLSPVTVLIALVFWGLIWGVVGMLLAAPMTGILRIVLAQFATTRPMGEILAGRFPQGTTGTWPVPGQATAAEKEPA
- a CDS encoding serine hydrolase, whose protein sequence is MKACITGSVVLVLLGANGVNAQQATRLQVGKPVPATLAANDTVRYELDLPARHFVAGRIDQDGVDATVTVRGPTGNQVFRGARVGRGGPEAFAFATDSVAGRYIIAIAPATAGTSGAVRVQLTRSEAAATTPAGKVDQAAAQLYKDTPGAVVGVIQSGKLTFVKGYGAADLTNSLPFTAETPTNIGSTSKQFTGFALAVLASQGKLSMDDDVRKHIPELKDFGTTITLRHLLTHTTGYREFINLLLIEGRQVMEGDYIAPDEVIKVLNRQPTLQNAPGAEFNYNNSAFSLATIVVERVTGRPFAEWMRDEVFLPLGMTKTWVRASPGQIIPNRTVGYQAGSYGFREVRDLHGSAGAGGIYTTPGDMAKWMHNFKTGALGGPAVIKEMTTSFVLNSGAATNYGYGIFIDSTRGVKRWQHGGNDIAHSSTFVYFPDLDAGYVVFSNYQGVPGGLAGVVADAYFGQHMTAAPRPTATAGSSVTVPPATLRRYAGKYQMTTLGDMQLTVEQQGGQLRLQVPGQPPLPLRPTSTTSFEVVGAPASITFNTAADGAVEGITFHQSGEHPGKRVEEQKVDLASFAGRYFSEELETYYDLSVEKDQLVIRHRRFGPAALTHTSGDNFSGTMPVSSVAFRRDAQGNVTGFEAGNGRARGILFERVLR